A single Saccharolobus shibatae B12 DNA region contains:
- a CDS encoding 30S ribosomal protein S6e — MPDFKIVISDPQSVEPKRVKVKVKANDQIKSIGGEKEGKAVPQAKVNEKTKQLLNIDTLITLEITKQEGDKKVKVKGHFKVEVDNNVPDNEVWISKTMAEKFGAEDFEAIAYRTKTLQISIDQNKATNLVGLKIGDTFEANQLIGLPVKLKITGGSDNSGFPMRFDVTGAAKRKILLSGPPGFYPNEDGERRRKTIRGNTISQEIVQINTIIVR, encoded by the coding sequence ATGCCGGACTTCAAAATTGTCATTTCAGATCCACAATCTGTAGAGCCTAAAAGAGTAAAGGTTAAAGTAAAGGCAAATGATCAAATAAAATCTATAGGTGGAGAAAAGGAAGGAAAAGCGGTACCCCAGGCTAAAGTTAATGAGAAAACTAAACAATTATTAAATATTGATACGCTCATCACATTAGAAATAACCAAACAAGAAGGGGATAAAAAGGTAAAGGTAAAAGGCCATTTTAAGGTTGAAGTAGATAACAATGTACCAGATAACGAAGTATGGATAAGTAAAACAATGGCAGAGAAGTTTGGAGCAGAAGATTTTGAAGCCATTGCATATAGGACTAAGACGTTACAAATAAGTATTGATCAAAACAAGGCTACAAATCTAGTTGGTCTAAAAATAGGTGATACATTTGAAGCTAATCAACTGATTGGATTACCAGTTAAGTTAAAGATAACTGGAGGATCAGATAATTCTGGATTCCCAATGCGATTTGATGTTACTGGAGCGGCTAAGCGTAAAATATTGCTAAGTGGGCCTCCTGGATTCTACCCGAATGAAGATGGAGAAAGAAGAAGAAAAACTATAAGAGGAAATACTATTAGCCAGGAAATAGTTCAAATTAATACCATAATAGTAAGGTGA
- a CDS encoding CbiX/SirB N-terminal domain-containing protein — translation MLGVLLVLHGSKIPEWKDVGIKYAEYLSRYFKLVEFGFLEFNKPTLSEALSNLLAKGADKIVVVPLLFATGTHFKRDIPRLLGIDGDEKKIQYMGKKIEIIIADPLGFDEKIGEVLVKRVNETYNKNC, via the coding sequence TTGTTAGGAGTTTTATTAGTTTTACATGGTAGCAAGATACCAGAATGGAAAGATGTTGGAATTAAGTACGCAGAATATTTATCTAGATATTTTAAGTTAGTAGAATTCGGCTTCTTAGAGTTTAATAAACCTACGTTAAGCGAAGCCCTAAGTAATCTTCTGGCTAAGGGGGCTGATAAGATAGTAGTAGTTCCATTATTATTTGCAACTGGAACTCATTTCAAAAGAGATATCCCAAGGCTACTAGGTATAGATGGTGACGAAAAGAAAATACAATACATGGGAAAGAAAATTGAAATAATAATAGCTGACCCTTTAGGATTTGATGAGAAAATTGGAGAAGTATTAGTTAAAAGGGTTAACGAAACTTACAACAAAAACTGTTAA
- a CDS encoding 30S ribosomal protein S15 → MNKRRAKGKSHSIRPARAGAPKWVRLTREEVEMLVEELAKRGYTPSMIGIILRDQYGIPLVRQIVGKKVTQILEERGLAPQIPEDLFNLIRKAVNIRRHINEYPRDKTAKKGLEEVESKIRRLARYYKSVGKLPQEWAYDPAKAELLVAGAS, encoded by the coding sequence ATGAACAAGAGAAGGGCTAAAGGGAAATCACATTCAATAAGACCTGCTAGAGCTGGAGCGCCTAAATGGGTGAGGCTAACCAGAGAAGAAGTTGAAATGCTGGTAGAAGAATTAGCGAAAAGAGGTTATACTCCATCTATGATAGGGATAATATTAAGGGATCAATATGGAATTCCTTTAGTTAGGCAAATAGTTGGGAAAAAAGTTACTCAAATATTAGAAGAAAGAGGTTTAGCTCCTCAAATACCGGAGGATCTGTTCAATCTAATAAGGAAAGCAGTAAATATAAGAAGACATATCAATGAGTATCCACGTGATAAGACAGCCAAGAAAGGATTAGAAGAGGTTGAGTCAAAGATCAGGCGTTTAGCTAGATATTATAAGAGCGTTGGAAAGCTTCCACAAGAATGGGCTTATGATCCAGCCAAGGCAGAACTACTAGTAGCCGGTGCAAGTTAA
- a CDS encoding methionine synthase, whose amino-acid sequence MNKLPLLPTTVIGSYPRPKWLRESIRLHKAGKISDEDLQEAFNDAVIAVLKDHYNAGVDVPTDGEVRRDEMVEFFAERIKGFKFYGPVRVWGTAYYRKPSVVSKIEYKKPMLVDEFTFAKSVSYTDNLKITITGPYTIAEWSYNEYYKNKKDLVFDLAKAINQEIKNLVEAGAKIIQIDEPALHTRREDVSWGVEAVNEAVKGVNAKLVMHICYGEYSFVAPYLNELKVDQINFALKIYNYKPLELLKKYGFDKELGAGVIDVHNRRVETSEEIANDIRKILEYFPPEKVWINPDCGLKLLSRKIAYQKLVSMVEGTKVVREELKRKGYSVD is encoded by the coding sequence ATGAATAAGTTGCCTTTACTTCCTACAACTGTTATTGGAAGCTATCCTAGGCCTAAATGGTTAAGAGAATCCATAAGACTCCATAAGGCAGGTAAAATAAGCGACGAGGACTTACAAGAGGCCTTTAACGATGCTGTCATAGCAGTGCTTAAAGATCACTATAATGCAGGAGTTGATGTTCCTACAGATGGCGAAGTTAGAAGGGATGAAATGGTTGAATTTTTTGCTGAGAGAATAAAAGGATTTAAGTTCTATGGTCCAGTAAGAGTGTGGGGAACGGCATATTATAGAAAGCCTTCTGTTGTTAGCAAAATTGAGTACAAGAAACCAATGCTAGTTGACGAGTTTACTTTTGCAAAATCCGTCTCTTATACCGATAACTTGAAAATAACAATAACTGGTCCTTATACTATAGCTGAATGGTCCTATAATGAATACTATAAGAATAAAAAGGACCTAGTTTTTGATCTAGCGAAAGCGATAAATCAAGAAATCAAGAACCTGGTAGAAGCTGGAGCTAAAATAATACAAATTGATGAGCCAGCCTTACACACTAGAAGGGAGGACGTAAGTTGGGGAGTGGAAGCAGTAAATGAAGCTGTAAAAGGTGTAAACGCTAAGTTAGTTATGCACATATGTTATGGTGAATATAGCTTTGTTGCACCATACTTGAACGAGCTTAAGGTTGATCAGATAAATTTCGCATTAAAAATTTACAACTATAAGCCTTTAGAGCTTTTGAAGAAATATGGTTTCGATAAGGAACTTGGAGCTGGAGTAATAGATGTGCATAATAGAAGGGTCGAAACTTCTGAGGAAATCGCTAATGATATAAGAAAAATTTTAGAGTATTTCCCTCCAGAGAAGGTGTGGATAAATCCAGACTGCGGACTGAAATTACTTTCTAGAAAAATAGCCTATCAAAAACTGGTATCAATGGTAGAGGGAACCAAGGTTGTAAGAGAAGAACTTAAAAGGAAAGGATATAGTGTAGATTAA
- a CDS encoding uroporphyrinogen decarboxylase/cobalamine-independent methonine synthase family protein, which translates to MNVKKALVGSFPKNPKLGKVISWYNMGKIDKEKLEKYINENIKKLFELAGDVKLDYTTNGLFRWDDVIDVTFGFITGVEKGPLQRFFDNNFYYRQPIIKEKINVKTREENIFLQDLESSRKIKEELSLSSKLKAVIPGPLTYYVLSDNRYYKNPIDLMIDYASAVNSLSQELSNVVDAIEIHEPAIFSSNIKRDVLEKLPETYKTMFDNVKIEKHLMTYFEINNLKRLDILFSLPVDYFGIDVIENLKKLGRVYTYFPSRKVHLGILNARNTKMEKISTIIRVYNSVKRKGASDVIIGNNTLFDFIPEVVVVKKLKLLKKLEKVESNE; encoded by the coding sequence ATGAATGTGAAAAAAGCCTTAGTGGGCAGTTTTCCAAAAAATCCCAAATTGGGAAAAGTAATTTCATGGTATAATATGGGCAAGATAGATAAGGAGAAACTAGAGAAGTACATTAATGAAAATATAAAGAAATTGTTTGAGCTAGCTGGAGATGTTAAATTAGATTATACTACCAATGGATTATTCAGATGGGACGATGTTATTGATGTAACATTTGGTTTTATTACTGGTGTTGAAAAAGGTCCTTTGCAAAGGTTTTTTGATAACAACTTCTATTATAGGCAACCTATAATTAAGGAGAAAATAAATGTAAAGACAAGAGAGGAAAACATTTTCCTACAAGATTTGGAGTCCTCTAGGAAAATTAAGGAAGAATTAAGTTTATCTTCTAAGTTGAAAGCCGTAATTCCAGGGCCTTTAACATACTATGTACTATCTGATAATCGGTATTATAAGAATCCAATAGATCTAATGATTGATTACGCATCAGCTGTTAATTCATTATCACAAGAACTTTCAAATGTAGTCGATGCTATAGAAATTCATGAACCTGCAATATTTAGTAGTAACATAAAGAGAGATGTTTTAGAGAAATTACCAGAGACATACAAGACTATGTTTGATAATGTAAAAATAGAGAAGCATCTAATGACCTATTTTGAAATTAATAACCTAAAAAGGCTAGATATACTCTTCTCCTTACCGGTAGACTATTTCGGTATAGATGTGATAGAAAATTTGAAGAAGCTTGGGAGAGTATATACGTATTTCCCCTCTAGGAAAGTACACTTAGGTATACTAAATGCTAGGAACACTAAGATGGAAAAGATAAGTACAATTATTAGAGTTTATAACTCCGTTAAGCGAAAAGGTGCAAGTGATGTGATTATAGGCAATAATACCTTATTTGACTTTATACCCGAGGTTGTTGTCGTAAAGAAACTAAAACTTTTAAAGAAATTAGAGAAGGTGGAGAGTAATGAATAA
- the pcn gene encoding proliferating cell nuclear antigen (pcna): protein MIYLKSFERNIRLIDMKVVYDDVRVLKDIVQALAKLVDEAVLKFKEDNVELVALDRAHISLISVNLPKEMFKEYDVSEEFKFGFNTQYLMKILKVAKRKEAIEISSESPETVIINIIGGTNREFNVRNLEVSEENIPEINLQFDISATISSDGFKSAISEVSTVSDNVIIEGYEDKILIKAEGENEIEVEFSKDTGGLQDLEFSKNSKNSYSAEYLDDVLSLTKLSDFVKIAFGDQKPLQLSFNMEGGGKVTYLLAPKV from the coding sequence ATGATATATCTTAAATCTTTTGAAAGGAATATAAGATTGATTGACATGAAAGTAGTTTACGATGATGTGAGGGTTCTCAAAGATATTGTACAAGCTTTAGCCAAGTTAGTTGATGAAGCGGTATTAAAGTTTAAGGAGGATAATGTGGAGTTAGTTGCATTGGATAGGGCTCACATTTCCCTAATATCAGTTAACTTGCCTAAAGAGATGTTTAAAGAGTATGACGTAAGTGAGGAATTTAAGTTTGGCTTTAATACCCAATATCTGATGAAAATTCTGAAAGTAGCTAAGAGAAAAGAGGCAATAGAAATATCTAGTGAATCTCCAGAGACTGTTATCATAAATATTATAGGAGGAACTAATAGGGAGTTTAATGTTAGGAACCTAGAGGTGTCTGAGGAAAATATTCCAGAAATCAACCTACAATTCGATATATCAGCCACGATTTCTTCAGATGGCTTTAAGTCAGCAATATCAGAAGTTTCAACAGTGAGTGATAATGTAATTATAGAGGGTTATGAAGATAAAATATTGATTAAGGCTGAAGGAGAGAATGAAATTGAAGTCGAATTTTCTAAAGATACTGGTGGTCTTCAAGATTTAGAATTCTCTAAGAACTCCAAGAACTCATATTCTGCAGAATATCTGGATGACGTCTTGTCATTAACTAAACTTTCAGATTTCGTCAAGATAGCATTTGGTGACCAGAAGCCTCTTCAGTTATCCTTTAATATGGAGGGAGGAGGGAAAGTTACTTATTTATTAGCTCCAAAAGTTTGA
- a CDS encoding cobyrinate a,c-diamide synthase, with product MRRILLSSDRSGSGKTLITSAIMRALSKKYRVRGFKAGPDFIDPGYHKIATSFPSINLDLWMMGKNNVKRSLIKYGRELDIGIIEGVMGLYDGVDTLYSTYELAKITKTPVILIINCSNIGSTVGAIIKGLKYYRNDVNIRGVIFNKIASETHYNYCKNAVEDVEVLGYVPFDKNLEVKSRHLGLVTIEDNKEVQDLIRYASELVEKYVDLDKIYEMASDEDLEVDLPKDDENKGLKRKMAIAYDPAFSFYYQENLDILRSRYELEFFSPLNDEYVEDAEAIYIGGGYPELHLNELERSSKTKSWLKNSSYSGVKIYAECGGLMYLSKNLIDENNKNYNMVGIFDIEIKTKDKLTIGYTELEAINENFIVNKNSLVRGHEFHISKPISVNEKEFVFKVRIGKGIVDKLDGVKSNNTIANYSHLHFSNFQQRIVF from the coding sequence ATGAGAAGAATATTATTATCATCAGACAGAAGTGGATCGGGAAAAACACTTATCACATCAGCAATTATGAGAGCGTTATCTAAAAAATACAGAGTTAGAGGTTTCAAAGCTGGACCAGATTTCATAGATCCCGGGTATCATAAGATTGCCACAAGCTTTCCTTCAATAAACTTAGACTTATGGATGATGGGGAAAAACAATGTAAAGAGAAGTTTAATAAAATATGGAAGGGAACTCGATATAGGAATAATTGAAGGAGTAATGGGTCTATATGATGGTGTAGATACGCTTTACAGCACGTATGAGCTTGCTAAAATTACTAAGACTCCAGTAATCTTAATAATTAATTGTTCTAATATAGGAAGTACTGTGGGTGCAATTATAAAGGGGTTAAAATACTATAGAAACGATGTGAATATTCGAGGAGTCATCTTTAATAAAATAGCTTCCGAGACCCATTATAATTATTGTAAGAATGCAGTAGAAGATGTTGAAGTTTTAGGCTATGTTCCATTTGATAAGAATCTGGAAGTTAAATCCAGACATTTGGGCTTGGTCACGATTGAGGATAATAAAGAAGTACAAGACTTAATTAGATATGCATCAGAGTTAGTAGAGAAATATGTTGATTTAGATAAAATCTATGAGATGGCCTCAGATGAAGACCTTGAAGTCGATCTTCCTAAAGATGATGAGAATAAGGGATTAAAACGAAAAATGGCAATAGCTTACGATCCCGCTTTTAGTTTCTATTATCAAGAAAACTTAGATATATTAAGAAGCAGATATGAATTGGAATTCTTCAGCCCACTAAATGACGAGTACGTAGAAGATGCAGAGGCCATATATATCGGAGGAGGCTATCCAGAACTTCATCTAAATGAACTAGAAAGATCCAGCAAGACAAAGAGTTGGCTTAAAAATTCGTCTTATTCTGGAGTGAAAATCTATGCTGAGTGTGGTGGCCTAATGTACTTGTCTAAAAATCTAATAGATGAGAATAATAAAAATTATAATATGGTGGGTATTTTTGATATTGAAATAAAAACTAAGGATAAATTAACAATTGGATATACAGAATTAGAAGCAATTAATGAAAACTTCATAGTTAATAAAAATAGTTTAGTTAGGGGACATGAATTTCATATATCTAAACCCATTAGTGTTAATGAAAAAGAATTTGTATTTAAAGTTAGAATAGGGAAAGGTATTGTTGACAAATTAGATGGTGTAAAAAGCAATAATACTATTGCAAATTACTCTCACTTGCATTTTTCTAACTTTCAGCAGAGGATTGTTTTTTAA
- a CDS encoding DUF2208 family protein, with amino-acid sequence MSSTGYNPFNWKFVLLSQVMMILFSLVLSFFPKYFIEFYILYILVYLGITSVIMMRSNPLLRERRSLGEIANARTLYEEKKASELVNKDEEYLKETTEVMKKNFSSMGIMFLYMIILVLIYNYVIIRFVTHIDNTLYKFGFFVLYFELLYGVSFLMNRRVLKFQTNIPMAPTSYKITEKGVIATDRSGVFLPSKYLVDAQISQNRDKKYVEIKSSSKFPFHVRLYSQDIDKVTELIERVKKIELKKQSSAES; translated from the coding sequence ATGTCCTCTACTGGATATAATCCCTTCAACTGGAAGTTTGTACTACTATCACAAGTAATGATGATATTGTTTTCCCTAGTACTTAGCTTTTTCCCAAAATATTTTATAGAATTTTACATACTATACATTTTGGTTTACTTAGGTATAACATCCGTAATAATGATGCGTTCAAATCCTTTACTTAGAGAAAGGAGATCTCTAGGTGAGATAGCTAATGCTAGGACGTTATATGAAGAGAAAAAGGCAAGTGAGCTTGTAAACAAGGATGAGGAATATTTAAAGGAAACTACTGAGGTAATGAAGAAGAATTTCTCTTCAATGGGTATAATGTTCTTATATATGATAATTCTAGTATTAATTTACAATTATGTGATAATTAGATTTGTCACCCACATTGATAATACGCTATATAAATTTGGATTTTTCGTGTTGTATTTTGAATTACTCTACGGTGTTAGCTTTTTAATGAACAGACGTGTACTAAAGTTTCAGACTAATATCCCCATGGCGCCTACATCATATAAAATAACAGAAAAAGGTGTTATAGCTACTGATAGATCAGGTGTATTTTTACCATCAAAGTATTTAGTTGACGCTCAAATTTCTCAAAATAGGGATAAGAAATACGTCGAGATTAAGTCTTCATCAAAGTTTCCATTCCACGTTAGGCTTTATTCACAAGATATAGACAAGGTAACTGAATTAATTGAAAGAGTAAAGAAAATAGAGCTTAAAAAACAATCCTCTGCTGAAAGTTAG
- a CDS encoding 3,4-dihydroxy-2-butanone-4-phosphate synthase, with amino-acid sequence MDFLSLRKDLESGIPLLIYDFDGREEETDMVFYAGAISWKSIYTLRREAGGLICYATSNSEAKTLGLNFIAEELKQHELYKKLVKKPSYGDYPAFSLWVNHINTKTGISDYDRYVTISELHKIIAKTKINPEDARREFYENFMTPGHVPILIARDIRDRRGHTELSIALLQKLGLESSAVIAEMLDEKLSMNKEKVKKIAKNLGFHFIEGKDIFKEVVI; translated from the coding sequence ATGGATTTTCTTAGTTTACGTAAAGATTTGGAGTCTGGAATACCGCTGTTAATATATGACTTTGACGGAAGAGAGGAAGAAACAGACATGGTATTTTATGCAGGAGCAATAAGCTGGAAAAGTATATACACTCTGAGAAGAGAAGCAGGAGGATTGATATGTTACGCAACGTCAAATAGTGAAGCTAAAACATTGGGTTTGAATTTTATAGCAGAAGAGCTAAAACAACACGAATTATACAAAAAATTAGTGAAGAAGCCTTCTTATGGAGATTATCCAGCGTTTTCCCTATGGGTTAACCATATCAATACAAAAACTGGAATTTCTGACTATGATAGATATGTTACAATAAGTGAATTACATAAAATAATAGCTAAAACTAAAATAAATCCAGAAGATGCCAGAAGGGAATTTTACGAGAATTTCATGACACCGGGCCATGTACCAATACTAATTGCAAGAGATATAAGGGATAGAAGAGGCCATACTGAATTATCAATCGCGCTGTTACAGAAGTTAGGATTAGAAAGTAGCGCGGTAATAGCGGAGATGCTAGATGAGAAATTAAGCATGAATAAAGAAAAAGTAAAAAAGATTGCAAAAAATCTAGGATTCCACTTTATAGAGGGAAAAGATATTTTTAAAGAGGTGGTTATATGA
- the ribC gene encoding riboflavin synthase, with amino-acid sequence MTRKYGIADTTFSRVDMGSIAYKVIRSEDDEAEIIRYTVPGIKDLPVASKRLIDEGCDGVITLGWVGKTMLDKYSYLATSIGLIMVQILTSKHVIDVTVHEDEADDEEKLKEIAIDRATKHAKNLVKLVKEGKNALTKYAGKGLRQGYSNAGEID; translated from the coding sequence ATGACGAGAAAATACGGAATAGCCGATACAACATTTTCCAGGGTTGATATGGGAAGCATAGCATATAAGGTAATAAGAAGTGAAGACGATGAAGCGGAGATCATTAGGTATACTGTACCGGGCATTAAAGATTTACCAGTAGCTTCAAAGAGATTAATAGATGAAGGTTGTGATGGTGTAATAACCCTAGGCTGGGTAGGTAAAACGATGTTGGATAAGTATAGCTACTTGGCTACAAGTATAGGCTTAATAATGGTTCAAATTCTAACTTCTAAACACGTAATTGACGTAACAGTACATGAAGATGAGGCAGATGATGAAGAAAAGTTAAAGGAGATAGCAATTGATAGGGCTACTAAACACGCTAAAAACTTAGTTAAGCTCGTAAAGGAAGGTAAAAACGCACTAACTAAATACGCAGGGAAAGGGTTAAGGCAGGGATATAGTAATGCAGGAGAAATCGATTAG
- the ribH gene encoding 6,7-dimethyl-8-ribityllumazine synthase yields MQEKSIRLGIVVAEFNYDITQLMLQKALSHAKFLNAEVKVVIKVPGTFDMPLAIKKLLEKDFIDAVVTLGAVIKGETKHDEIVASQTARKIVDLSTEFNKPVTLGIIGHGATHEQAVERIEEYATRAVEAAIKLVQRTRKIDELKEVKETVIID; encoded by the coding sequence ATGCAGGAGAAATCGATTAGATTAGGAATAGTAGTAGCCGAGTTCAACTACGATATAACGCAATTAATGTTACAGAAAGCATTATCACATGCCAAATTCTTAAACGCTGAGGTGAAAGTAGTTATAAAAGTACCTGGGACATTCGACATGCCTCTTGCAATTAAAAAACTACTTGAGAAAGATTTCATAGACGCCGTAGTCACTTTAGGAGCAGTAATAAAAGGGGAAACTAAACACGATGAAATAGTTGCAAGCCAAACTGCTAGGAAAATAGTTGACCTCTCTACAGAATTCAATAAGCCTGTGACACTAGGAATAATTGGTCATGGAGCAACTCATGAACAAGCTGTTGAAAGAATTGAAGAATACGCAACCAGAGCAGTAGAGGCTGCAATAAAGCTAGTTCAAAGGACGAGAAAGATAGATGAGCTGAAAGAGGTTAAGGAAACGGTGATTATAGATTGA
- a CDS encoding GTP cyclohydrolase IIa codes for MKVLAIKLVDYREWTERLGYDREWLIQKIQNKFMMKIHEIASQYNTFPLQLRFDNFLMIVDGITNTQLMYMINDMRENLPVGIKTCLGYGKTPLEAQWNASVCLNNKEDEFKEYMDEKIAALHFDINFNTEALKYTSVYDSFLEITNIYVDLSRFLYKIGGILQYLGGDNYLGFVSTNSVNKVIEKFSDDNKIKVGIGIGQNARIAIKLATTSLEKIRNNREKTWHIEEE; via the coding sequence TTGAAGGTATTAGCGATAAAGCTTGTAGATTATAGGGAGTGGACTGAGAGATTAGGATATGATAGGGAATGGTTAATTCAAAAAATTCAGAATAAATTCATGATGAAAATTCATGAGATAGCTTCACAATATAACACATTTCCCCTGCAACTCAGGTTTGATAACTTTTTGATGATAGTGGATGGAATAACTAATACCCAACTTATGTACATGATAAACGATATGCGAGAAAACCTTCCAGTAGGAATAAAGACTTGTTTAGGTTATGGAAAAACTCCGCTAGAGGCGCAATGGAATGCATCTGTTTGCCTAAATAATAAAGAAGACGAATTTAAGGAATATATGGACGAAAAAATAGCTGCATTACATTTCGATATAAACTTCAACACGGAAGCGTTAAAATACACATCTGTATATGACTCATTTTTGGAGATAACCAATATATATGTAGATTTATCGAGATTTTTATACAAGATAGGCGGAATATTACAATATTTAGGCGGAGATAATTATCTAGGCTTTGTGTCAACCAATAGCGTCAATAAGGTAATAGAGAAATTTAGTGATGATAATAAGATAAAGGTAGGGATAGGGATAGGACAAAATGCGAGGATCGCAATAAAATTGGCTACTACTTCTTTGGAGAAAATAAGGAATAATAGGGAAAAGACTTGGCATATAGAGGAAGAATAA
- a CDS encoding amidohydrolase family protein: MAYRGRITLNVRLALVGEELEIRENVNLEIEEGIITHIGNGFSAEGITFKNGILIPGLVNAHVHSADFICQEMGYNMPISEVVGDPYSIKYECLGKNTKESIMNSIERFIMRGRELGSNIIIDFREQGLEGSLLSNTIKNKMTDNGVKYYFLGRLEEDEFKDSYNLDRLYEIADGYGLSSASSTSNMELIRDTFKDKIRAVHVSETMKHWLKNDLEYVMRKYDPNLIIHGTHLSEEEINVIRDKRASLVYCPRSNLWFSVGIPKVINGLKSGVNVMIGTDNGGVLDPDMWKEMETLLLISRIQDPLSDYSLQILKASTINAYRFLGIRGWIEEGNNIEAGLLILEGENSGILSSNNKYMGIIKRGNKIIYNLGAIQKIM, encoded by the coding sequence TTGGCATATAGAGGAAGAATAACACTTAACGTAAGACTAGCTTTAGTAGGAGAGGAGCTAGAAATAAGAGAGAACGTTAACTTAGAAATAGAGGAAGGTATAATAACTCATATAGGAAATGGCTTCTCGGCTGAAGGCATAACATTTAAAAACGGAATCTTAATCCCTGGACTAGTTAACGCTCATGTTCATTCTGCCGACTTCATATGTCAAGAAATGGGATACAATATGCCAATAAGTGAAGTTGTTGGAGATCCGTATAGCATTAAATATGAATGTTTAGGCAAAAATACAAAAGAATCAATCATGAACTCTATAGAGAGATTCATCATGAGAGGAAGAGAACTAGGTTCTAATATAATAATCGACTTTAGAGAGCAAGGATTAGAGGGAAGCTTACTTTCGAATACTATTAAGAATAAAATGACTGATAATGGAGTAAAATATTATTTCCTAGGAAGACTTGAAGAAGATGAATTCAAGGACAGCTATAATTTAGATAGACTGTATGAAATAGCTGACGGTTATGGGTTATCTAGCGCTTCTAGTACATCTAATATGGAGTTAATAAGAGATACATTTAAGGATAAAATTAGGGCAGTCCACGTATCTGAGACCATGAAGCATTGGTTAAAAAATGATTTAGAATATGTAATGAGGAAATATGACCCAAATCTAATAATACACGGAACGCATTTAAGTGAAGAGGAAATTAACGTTATAAGAGATAAGAGGGCCTCCCTAGTTTATTGTCCAAGGAGTAACCTCTGGTTCTCTGTGGGAATACCAAAGGTGATAAACGGGTTAAAAAGCGGGGTTAACGTAATGATTGGAACTGACAATGGGGGAGTATTAGATCCAGACATGTGGAAGGAAATGGAAACCTTACTTCTGATTTCCAGAATTCAAGATCCACTTTCCGACTACTCATTACAAATATTGAAGGCCAGTACTATTAACGCTTATAGATTTTTAGGGATTAGAGGATGGATAGAAGAAGGAAACAACATTGAAGCTGGTTTATTAATTCTTGAGGGAGAGAATTCAGGGATACTAAGCTCAAACAATAAATATATGGGAATTATAAAAAGAGGCAATAAAATAATTTATAACCTTGGTGCTATCCAAAAGATCATGTGA